In Streptomyces roseifaciens, a single genomic region encodes these proteins:
- a CDS encoding alpha/beta hydrolase, with protein sequence MSEHRPTRRNVLKAVGGVSAAMALGAGSVVATASAANAAGDGFGLRIVERGEGDPRMWYYRFETREIGWKPAVNVLLPDDYHFSGRTYPVLYLLHGGGNDQDFITFDRPPLNIRAWTAGKPVIVVMPDGGHAGWYSNPVSSTVGRRNWESFHINQLIPWIDANFRTFAEYDGRAVSGFSMGGFGALKYAAKYWGHFASVSSHSGPASLRGPAGGIQGGVVHWANASSAAIELGGGTVYGVPWDQNRVSMDNPCERVESYRNKRVFMVAGTSPEPTFWDRFNETAVLDTQREFRGFLDRAGIPHEWHEVPGGHYVRPDLFTRDLDGIIDRLRKA encoded by the coding sequence TTGAGCGAGCACCGCCCCACCCGCAGGAACGTTCTGAAAGCCGTCGGCGGGGTCTCCGCCGCCATGGCCCTCGGCGCCGGGTCCGTCGTCGCGACGGCGTCGGCGGCCAACGCGGCCGGCGACGGTTTCGGGCTGCGCATCGTGGAGCGCGGCGAGGGCGACCCCCGCATGTGGTACTACCGGTTCGAGACGCGCGAGATCGGCTGGAAGCCCGCCGTCAACGTCCTCCTCCCCGACGACTACCACTTCAGTGGGCGCACCTACCCCGTCCTCTATCTGCTGCACGGCGGCGGCAACGACCAGGACTTCATCACCTTCGACCGCCCGCCCCTGAACATCCGGGCCTGGACCGCCGGCAAGCCGGTCATCGTGGTGATGCCCGACGGCGGACACGCGGGCTGGTACTCCAACCCGGTCAGCTCGACCGTCGGCCGCCGGAACTGGGAGAGCTTCCACATCAACCAGCTGATCCCGTGGATCGACGCGAACTTCCGGACCTTCGCCGAGTACGACGGCCGCGCCGTCTCCGGGTTCTCGATGGGCGGCTTCGGCGCGCTGAAGTACGCGGCCAAGTACTGGGGCCACTTCGCCTCGGTGAGCTCCCACTCCGGCCCGGCCAGCCTGCGAGGCCCCGCCGGCGGGATCCAGGGCGGCGTCGTCCACTGGGCCAACGCGTCCTCCGCAGCGATCGAACTGGGCGGCGGAACGGTCTACGGCGTGCCGTGGGACCAGAACAGGGTCAGCATGGACAACCCGTGCGAGCGGGTCGAGAGCTACCGGAACAAGCGGGTCTTCATGGTCGCGGGCACCAGCCCCGAGCCGACCTTCTGGGACAGGTTCAACGAGACTGCCGTGCTGGACACCCAGCGGGAGTTCCGCGGCTTCCTCGACAGGGCGGGCATCCCGCACGAATGGCACGAAGTGCCCGGCGGTCACTACGTCCGTCCTGATCTGTTCACCCGCGACCTCGACGGCATCATCGACCGGCTCCGCAAGGCGTAG
- a CDS encoding serine/threonine-protein kinase, translated as MHGLAGSSGGDRTELLPRGYRVGDWEVTEPIGAGGWATVYAGRLAGDGDGDGDDAGRTAGPGHGGLRGGVALKVLPTAGLAPRQARKAAETARREVEFGRRSSHPRLIRLLDSVVLGEPDSPLLDGAVVLVMERAERSLRDMLDAGVTEAGAGAETGADADAVGVRLFAEICEGLAHLHRSGWVHGDLKPDNILLMPDGSVKLSDFGLATELTGTHGTHGYAPPMGTFDYLPPERWKAPLGERGVEVRPSADIWALGIMIHEVFAAGASPFPGATPMARGAATQEYAEGRSPLRLDSAVPPFWRALAADCLAPTHAARAAHTAESLLARIRDRQATTAKPTVETGTGHPVLRRRRRARAALAAVAACMVGAAIWPYAVRDGVSSTHGTHGTRSAPGKPGVAAAEAAGRVRVFNAEQSCRDRADRDPQCSLGLAIDPLRPYTIDNVVPTRVWHGDELTVDCLLPQGMPIIDEADTQSAAWYRVRLPRGSARPNAWLPAVRTKDHPPVPECPRPVPVR; from the coding sequence GTGCACGGCTTGGCCGGCTCATCGGGCGGTGACCGCACGGAACTGCTTCCGCGCGGCTACCGCGTGGGCGACTGGGAGGTCACCGAGCCGATCGGGGCGGGCGGCTGGGCAACCGTCTATGCGGGACGATTAGCCGGTGACGGCGATGGCGATGGCGACGATGCAGGCCGGACGGCAGGGCCGGGTCACGGCGGCCTTCGTGGCGGCGTCGCGCTCAAAGTCCTGCCGACCGCCGGTCTTGCACCGCGCCAGGCCCGCAAGGCTGCGGAAACCGCCCGGCGCGAGGTCGAATTCGGCCGCCGGTCCTCCCATCCGAGGCTGATCCGCCTGCTGGACTCCGTCGTGCTCGGCGAACCGGACTCCCCTCTCCTGGACGGCGCCGTCGTGCTGGTCATGGAGCGGGCCGAGCGCAGCCTGCGGGACATGCTCGACGCCGGAGTGACCGAAGCCGGAGCTGGAGCCGAAACCGGCGCCGACGCCGACGCCGTAGGCGTCCGGCTGTTCGCCGAGATTTGTGAGGGCCTGGCCCATCTGCACCGCAGCGGCTGGGTGCACGGGGACCTCAAACCCGACAACATCCTGCTGATGCCGGACGGCTCGGTGAAACTCTCGGACTTCGGGCTGGCCACGGAACTGACCGGCACCCACGGCACCCACGGGTACGCACCTCCGATGGGCACCTTCGACTACCTCCCGCCCGAGCGGTGGAAGGCCCCGCTCGGCGAGCGGGGCGTGGAGGTCCGTCCGAGCGCCGACATCTGGGCCCTGGGCATCATGATCCACGAGGTGTTCGCCGCCGGTGCCTCGCCGTTTCCCGGTGCCACGCCCATGGCCCGCGGCGCCGCGACGCAGGAGTACGCCGAGGGGCGGTCACCGCTCCGCCTGGACAGCGCGGTTCCGCCGTTCTGGCGCGCGCTGGCCGCCGACTGCCTGGCCCCCACCCACGCCGCACGCGCCGCGCACACCGCCGAGAGCCTGCTGGCGCGCATCAGGGACCGGCAGGCCACGACAGCAAAGCCCACGGTGGAGACCGGTACCGGGCATCCGGTGCTACGCCGGCGAAGAAGAGCCCGCGCTGCACTCGCAGCCGTTGCGGCGTGCATGGTGGGGGCGGCGATCTGGCCGTACGCCGTACGCGACGGCGTGTCCAGCACGCATGGCACCCACGGCACGCGTAGCGCGCCCGGCAAGCCCGGCGTCGCGGCGGCCGAAGCGGCCGGCCGCGTCCGGGTCTTCAACGCCGAGCAGAGCTGCCGGGACCGTGCGGACCGGGACCCGCAGTGCAGTCTCGGCCTGGCGATCGACCCCCTCCGGCCGTACACCATCGACAACGTCGTACCGACGCGGGTCTGGCACGGCGATGAGCTCACCGTCGACTGCCTCCTCCCGCAAGGGATGCCCATCATCGACGAGGCGGACACGCAGTCCGCCGCCTGGTACCGCGTGCGCCTCCCACGGGGTTCCGCACGGCCCAACGCCTGGCTGCCCGCCGTGCGGACGAAGGACCATCCACCGGTCCCCGAGTGCCCGCGCCCCGTACCCGTGCGGTGA
- a CDS encoding FGGY-family carbohydrate kinase: MSVLTIDVGTSVIKSVVFDDQGQEIAVSRIATEVLRPRPGRAEQDMDAVWDGVVRTVRSALSRLGPDAGSVWLVSLTAQGDGCWLVDDRGRPTGPAVLWSDGRAGGLLRRWEAEGVLEEAYRRNGSLTCGGMPNAIISWLAEHDPERLERSATALTAAGWLFLKLTGVTAIDESDASAPFLDHATGDYDPRILELFGLTRARRLLPRVLGEDERIAEITTCTAGELGLPAGLPVVMAPYDIAATARGTGVVDPGQACGILGTTLCTEIVTRHVDTAGEPCGINIAYGGRERVLRAFPTLSGTEVLDWAARTLGVEGPAALGELAFGTGPGAGGLAFLPYLSPAGERAPFLDPRARGTFWGLSLEHTPAHLARAVFEGLSLVVRDCLHASRTEVRELRLCGGGSASDAWCRLIADVTGVPTARSTDTELGAKGAFLTGLVLTGAEPSMRDAAAKYVRMRAGWEPDPERSAFYDELHASFLTWRDAARSLGWSPAATAAHVPAPMPLPAPVGNAAHA, translated from the coding sequence ATGTCGGTTCTCACCATCGACGTCGGCACGTCGGTGATCAAGTCGGTCGTCTTCGACGACCAGGGGCAGGAGATCGCGGTCTCGCGCATCGCCACCGAGGTTCTGCGGCCCCGCCCCGGCCGGGCGGAGCAGGACATGGACGCGGTGTGGGACGGTGTGGTCCGCACCGTGCGCAGCGCCTTGTCCCGGCTCGGCCCGGACGCCGGCTCCGTGTGGCTCGTGAGCCTCACCGCGCAGGGCGACGGCTGCTGGCTGGTCGACGACCGGGGCCGCCCCACCGGGCCCGCGGTCCTGTGGTCCGACGGCCGCGCCGGCGGTCTGCTGCGGCGCTGGGAGGCCGAGGGCGTCCTGGAGGAGGCGTACCGGCGCAACGGCTCCCTCACGTGCGGCGGCATGCCCAATGCGATCATCAGCTGGCTCGCGGAGCACGACCCGGAGCGGCTGGAGCGCTCCGCGACGGCCCTGACGGCGGCCGGCTGGCTGTTCCTCAAGCTCACCGGCGTCACGGCGATCGACGAGTCCGACGCGTCCGCGCCCTTCCTCGACCACGCCACCGGTGACTACGACCCGCGGATCCTGGAGCTGTTCGGCCTCACCCGGGCCCGCCGCCTCCTGCCGCGCGTCCTGGGCGAGGACGAGCGCATCGCCGAGATCACCACGTGCACGGCCGGCGAACTGGGCCTGCCCGCCGGGCTGCCCGTGGTCATGGCCCCCTACGACATCGCCGCGACCGCCCGCGGCACCGGCGTGGTCGACCCGGGCCAGGCCTGCGGCATCCTCGGCACCACCTTGTGCACCGAGATCGTCACCCGGCACGTCGACACCGCGGGCGAGCCCTGCGGGATCAACATCGCCTACGGGGGCCGCGAGCGCGTCCTGCGCGCGTTCCCCACCTTGTCGGGCACGGAGGTCCTGGACTGGGCGGCCCGGACCCTGGGCGTCGAGGGACCCGCCGCGCTCGGTGAGCTGGCCTTCGGAACCGGGCCGGGCGCCGGAGGGCTCGCCTTCCTGCCGTACCTCTCCCCCGCCGGGGAACGCGCCCCCTTCCTCGACCCGCGCGCCCGCGGCACCTTCTGGGGCCTGTCGCTGGAGCACACCCCCGCCCACCTGGCCCGCGCCGTCTTCGAGGGCCTGTCCCTCGTGGTGCGCGACTGCCTGCACGCCTCCCGCACCGAGGTCCGCGAACTGCGCCTGTGCGGAGGCGGATCGGCCAGCGACGCCTGGTGCCGGCTGATCGCCGACGTCACCGGGGTGCCCACGGCCCGCAGCACCGACACCGAACTCGGCGCCAAGGGTGCGTTCCTGACCGGCCTGGTGCTCACCGGGGCGGAGCCCAGCATGCGCGACGCGGCGGCGAAGTACGTCCGGATGCGCGCCGGCTGGGAGCCCGACCCGGAACGGAGCGCCTTCTACGACGAGCTCCACGCCTCGTTCCTCACCTGGCGCGACGCCGCCCGCTCCCTCGGCTGGTCGCCCGCCGCCACAGCCGCGCACGTGCCGGCCCCGATGCCGCTGCCCGCACCCGTAGGAAACGCCGCACATGCCTGA
- a CDS encoding DeoR/GlpR family DNA-binding transcription regulator: MTRADGQEERRRQLRDLVTAKGFVRTSALAEEFGVSVMTVHRDLDALQAQGWLRKVRGGASCLPSTQFHGSVGERMTSMTRTKQRLARAAADLLAPGRVVMIDDSTTCLGLTGEMAGRTPLTVITNALPVVSTLAGEPGISLIALGGTYFPAYDAFMGLHAAQSAQAYRADVLFMSTTAVTGGRCYHMSPETVQVKQAMMASATRRVLLVDHTKFANQGLYALAPLTDFDLVLVDDAAPVPEVRRLREQGVEVRVVAGR; this comes from the coding sequence GTGACGCGCGCGGACGGTCAGGAGGAGCGGCGCCGGCAGCTGCGCGACCTGGTGACGGCCAAGGGCTTCGTCCGGACGTCCGCGCTGGCCGAGGAGTTCGGCGTCAGCGTGATGACCGTGCACCGCGACCTCGACGCGCTGCAGGCCCAGGGATGGCTGCGCAAGGTGCGCGGCGGCGCGAGCTGCCTGCCGTCGACGCAGTTCCACGGCAGCGTCGGCGAACGCATGACGTCGATGACGCGGACCAAGCAGCGGCTGGCGCGCGCCGCGGCCGACCTCCTGGCACCGGGCCGGGTCGTGATGATCGACGACTCCACGACGTGCCTGGGCCTGACCGGGGAGATGGCCGGCCGCACACCCCTGACCGTCATCACCAACGCGCTGCCGGTCGTCTCCACGCTGGCCGGGGAACCGGGGATCTCGCTGATCGCCCTCGGCGGTACCTACTTCCCGGCCTACGACGCCTTCATGGGCCTGCACGCCGCGCAGAGCGCGCAGGCGTACCGCGCCGACGTGCTGTTCATGTCGACGACCGCCGTCACCGGTGGCCGCTGCTACCACATGTCGCCGGAGACGGTGCAGGTCAAGCAGGCGATGATGGCGTCCGCGACCCGGCGCGTGCTGCTCGTCGACCACACCAAGTTCGCCAACCAGGGGCTGTACGCGCTGGCCCCCCTCACCGACTTCGACCTGGTCCTGGTGGACGACGCCGCCCCCGTCCCGGAGGTGCGGCGGCTGCGCGAGCAGGGCGTCGAGGTGCGCGTCGTAGCCGGTCGCTGA
- a CDS encoding MFS transporter: MTVVMDPASSADRAPRRHWLDRAGLPRSLAWGYLGVLVFMIGDGVESGYLSPYLLDEGLSKQQVALLFSVYGVTASVAAWFSGALCDLWGPRRVMTLGLGIWIVLQTALLLFALPTTDFPLLLISYGLRGLGYPLFAYGFLIWVTAVTPRRRLGSAVGWFWFAFTGGLPTLGSLVASFAVPRIGAYGTLWLALGLVAAGGAIALLLVREPTGSHRLAPAGERPLATLIGSLAIIWRRPRIGAGAVVRAINTAPQFGFLVFLPVFFTETLGFTLSEWLRLLSAMFATNIFFNLIFGVVGDRIGWQRTVAWCGGVGCAVTTLLLHYGTVAAGDDFPMAVVLVSLFGATLAGYVPLSALMPSLAPDHKGQAMSALNLGAGASTFLGPAMVGLLLGPLGVEGLMWVFTALYLTSAFLTAFLRLPVPAEGADR; this comes from the coding sequence GTGACCGTTGTCATGGACCCTGCATCGTCGGCCGACCGCGCCCCCCGAAGACACTGGCTGGACCGTGCCGGCCTGCCCCGGTCCCTCGCCTGGGGCTACCTCGGCGTCCTCGTCTTCATGATCGGAGACGGCGTCGAGTCCGGCTACCTGTCGCCCTACCTGCTGGACGAGGGCCTGTCCAAGCAGCAGGTGGCACTGCTGTTCAGCGTCTACGGCGTGACCGCCAGCGTCGCCGCCTGGTTCTCCGGCGCGCTGTGCGACTTGTGGGGGCCGCGCCGCGTCATGACGCTCGGCCTCGGCATCTGGATCGTCCTCCAGACCGCCCTCCTGCTCTTCGCCCTCCCCACGACCGACTTTCCCCTCCTGCTGATCAGCTACGGCCTACGGGGCCTGGGCTACCCCCTCTTCGCCTACGGCTTCCTCATCTGGGTCACCGCCGTGACGCCCCGGCGGCGGCTCGGCTCCGCGGTCGGCTGGTTCTGGTTCGCCTTCACCGGCGGCCTGCCCACCCTCGGCTCCCTCGTCGCCAGCTTCGCCGTACCGCGCATCGGCGCCTACGGCACGCTCTGGCTCGCGCTGGGGCTGGTCGCCGCGGGCGGTGCCATCGCCCTGCTGCTCGTCCGCGAACCCACCGGCAGCCACCGCCTCGCCCCCGCCGGAGAACGCCCCCTCGCCACCCTCATCGGCTCGCTCGCCATCATCTGGCGCAGGCCCCGCATCGGGGCCGGAGCGGTCGTGCGGGCCATCAACACCGCGCCGCAGTTCGGCTTCCTCGTCTTCCTGCCGGTGTTCTTCACCGAGACGCTCGGCTTCACCCTGAGCGAGTGGCTGCGACTGCTCTCCGCGATGTTCGCCACCAACATCTTCTTCAACCTCATTTTCGGCGTGGTCGGCGACCGCATCGGCTGGCAGCGCACCGTCGCCTGGTGCGGCGGCGTCGGCTGCGCGGTGACCACCCTGCTGCTGCACTACGGGACGGTCGCGGCCGGCGACGACTTCCCCATGGCCGTGGTCCTGGTCAGCCTCTTCGGCGCCACGCTCGCCGGATACGTGCCGCTGTCCGCCCTGATGCCGTCACTGGCACCCGACCACAAGGGGCAGGCGATGTCGGCCCTGAACCTGGGCGCGGGCGCCAGCACCTTCCTCGGCCCCGCCATGGTGGGCCTCCTCCTCGGACCCCTGGGCGTCGAGGGACTCATGTGGGTCTTCACCGCCCTCTACCTCACCAGTGCCTTCCTGACGGCGTTCCTGCGCCTGCCGGTCCCGGCAGAAGGCGCGGACCGCTGA
- a CDS encoding NucA/NucB deoxyribonuclease domain-containing protein, translated as MRRPLVTVISALGLSVLLTVPAGAATAAPTPDTTDFTIVTEQPTPDPGGAPSFGLDDRKAHKGLPEESAQDMEERITASRTLQTLKKEGRTPSSLAERKGPDGRPEAPALRRTDPNINVCMENKKTYRTYGWTIDHFFHCQGTTQTLYKQKCRWLIGCYPVGSFKFRATTIGEGYEGQRRIYYGTLLDEIDVKGDVSGLKLRHSIACANLSGSPRCTSEPGNGRTDTLTEWMRDSTGSYHWFNSAHAGDGPDKRAYYNITQRFTGIQGGRHKSVTTGRGGFRCDSASYIPGRSSACVFDVVVPVMSSIGIRDREVRQTARNIRDAQFRPERTKPVYRAKEVPGAPSSGQALTRNYYDKAMQKRSGDRVRATCERYWPGYASRGLQCDEYPFASTYQSAGAQPAHQNYAAKAIPAEDNRKGGERIAEFYKLDRILDSDAFYVHIRS; from the coding sequence GTGAGGCGACCACTCGTCACCGTCATCAGCGCCCTGGGCCTCAGCGTGCTGCTGACCGTACCGGCCGGAGCGGCGACCGCCGCGCCCACGCCGGACACCACGGACTTCACCATCGTGACCGAGCAACCGACCCCGGACCCCGGGGGAGCGCCGTCGTTCGGCCTCGACGACCGCAAGGCCCACAAGGGCCTGCCGGAGGAGAGCGCGCAGGACATGGAGGAGCGCATCACCGCTTCCCGCACCCTGCAAACGCTGAAGAAGGAAGGAAGGACGCCGAGTTCCCTCGCCGAGCGGAAGGGCCCGGACGGGCGCCCCGAGGCCCCCGCCCTCCGGCGCACCGACCCCAACATCAACGTCTGCATGGAGAACAAGAAGACGTACCGGACCTACGGCTGGACCATCGACCACTTCTTCCACTGTCAGGGCACCACCCAGACCCTGTACAAGCAGAAGTGCAGGTGGCTGATCGGGTGCTACCCGGTCGGCTCCTTCAAGTTCCGCGCCACCACCATCGGCGAGGGCTACGAAGGGCAGCGCCGGATCTACTACGGCACGCTCCTCGACGAGATCGACGTCAAGGGCGACGTCTCCGGGCTGAAGCTGCGCCACAGCATCGCCTGCGCGAACCTCAGCGGTTCGCCCCGGTGCACCTCCGAGCCGGGCAATGGGCGCACCGACACCCTCACCGAGTGGATGCGCGACAGCACCGGCTCGTACCACTGGTTCAACTCGGCGCACGCGGGCGACGGGCCGGACAAGCGGGCGTACTACAACATCACCCAGCGGTTCACCGGTATCCAGGGCGGGCGGCACAAGTCCGTGACCACCGGCCGCGGTGGCTTCCGCTGCGACTCGGCGTCCTACATACCGGGGCGGAGCAGCGCGTGCGTCTTCGACGTCGTCGTCCCGGTGATGAGCAGCATCGGCATCCGGGACCGCGAGGTGCGGCAGACCGCGCGCAACATCCGTGACGCGCAGTTCCGGCCGGAGCGCACCAAGCCGGTGTACCGGGCGAAGGAGGTGCCCGGCGCACCGTCCAGCGGTCAGGCGCTGACCCGCAACTACTACGACAAGGCCATGCAGAAGCGCAGCGGTGACCGGGTGCGTGCCACCTGTGAGCGCTACTGGCCGGGCTACGCCTCCCGCGGCCTGCAGTGCGACGAGTATCCCTTCGCGTCGACGTACCAGAGCGCGGGCGCCCAGCCGGCCCATCAGAACTACGCGGCCAAGGCCATTCCGGCGGAGGACAACAGGAAGGGCGGGGAACGGATCGCCGAGTTCTACAAACTCGACCGTATTCTCGACTCCGACGCGTTCTACGTCCACATCCGCAGCTGA
- a CDS encoding 2-hydroxyacid dehydrogenase encodes MTTTVLAAGDHFVLPRLLTEELRAAAPETPLDVHELTLPWPHTPFGPVAEVEEASGTEDALIEALRGARVCVTQMAPLTERVLRACPDLELFCISRGGPVNANLAAATRHGVSVSYAPGRNATATAEHTLALLLAAARGIGDVHTDLKRGTWRGDYYDYDACGIEIEGCVVGLVGFGAIGSRVARVLVAMGARVLVHDPYVPAEALAGLAEQVTLEELLRRSRIVSLHARVTDETRGLIGRAQIAAMSRGSVLVNCARGALVDYDAVCDALESGHLAGAGFDVFPAEPVPAGARLLSAPGVVLTPHIAGGSRQVAHKAARIVAAEVSRFLDGKPLAHCANPEVLAA; translated from the coding sequence GTGACCACCACCGTCCTTGCCGCGGGCGACCACTTCGTCCTCCCCCGCCTCCTGACCGAGGAACTCCGCGCCGCCGCGCCGGAGACCCCGCTCGACGTCCACGAGCTGACCCTGCCCTGGCCGCACACCCCGTTCGGGCCGGTCGCCGAGGTCGAGGAGGCATCGGGCACGGAGGACGCCCTGATCGAGGCGCTGCGCGGGGCGCGCGTGTGCGTCACCCAGATGGCACCGCTGACGGAACGGGTCCTGCGGGCCTGCCCCGACCTGGAGCTGTTCTGCATAAGCCGGGGCGGCCCGGTCAACGCCAACCTGGCCGCCGCCACCCGCCACGGCGTCTCCGTCAGCTACGCGCCCGGCCGCAACGCCACCGCCACCGCCGAGCACACCCTCGCCCTGCTGCTGGCCGCCGCCCGGGGCATCGGCGACGTCCACACCGACCTCAAGCGGGGCACGTGGCGCGGCGACTACTACGACTACGACGCCTGCGGCATCGAGATAGAGGGCTGCGTCGTCGGGCTGGTCGGCTTCGGCGCCATCGGCTCGCGCGTGGCCCGCGTGCTGGTCGCCATGGGCGCGCGCGTCCTGGTGCACGACCCGTACGTACCGGCGGAAGCACTCGCCGGCCTGGCCGAGCAGGTCACCCTGGAGGAGCTGCTGCGCCGCTCCCGCATCGTCTCCCTGCACGCACGCGTGACGGACGAGACCCGGGGCCTGATCGGCCGCGCGCAGATCGCGGCCATGTCGCGCGGCTCCGTCCTCGTCAACTGCGCGCGCGGCGCCCTGGTCGACTACGACGCCGTCTGCGACGCCCTGGAGTCCGGTCACCTGGCCGGCGCCGGGTTCGACGTCTTCCCGGCCGAACCGGTACCGGCCGGCGCCCGGTTGCTGTCCGCACCGGGCGTGGTGCTCACCCCGCACATCGCGGGCGGCAGCCGGCAGGTCGCCCACAAGGCGGCCCGGATCGTCGCCGCGGAAGTCTCCCGCTTCCTCGACGGCAAGCCCCTGGCCCACTGCGCCAACCCGGAGGTGCTGGCGGCCTGA
- a CDS encoding histidine phosphatase family protein: MTDFLLVRHGETEWHAENRYAGRSDVALTERGRRQGEALGAWAAGQGLDAVMCSPLSRARLTARPAAAALELPVQVDERLTEVGFGRGEGLTRAEMAEAFPAELAAFLDDPVAHHLPGGEDPAAAAARAVACLTETARDLPGGRVLVVAHSTLLRLALCALLGIPLSRYRVVFPALENGALTELRLREGRASLLRLNAPVTAAAPTRA; the protein is encoded by the coding sequence GTGACCGACTTCCTCCTCGTACGCCACGGCGAGACCGAATGGCACGCCGAGAACCGCTACGCGGGGCGCAGCGACGTGGCCCTCACCGAACGCGGGCGCCGGCAGGGCGAGGCGCTCGGCGCCTGGGCGGCCGGGCAGGGGCTGGACGCCGTGATGTGCTCGCCGCTGTCCCGGGCCCGGCTCACCGCCCGCCCTGCCGCGGCCGCGCTGGAGCTGCCCGTGCAGGTGGACGAGCGGCTGACCGAGGTCGGCTTCGGGCGGGGCGAGGGCCTGACGCGCGCAGAAATGGCCGAGGCGTTCCCCGCGGAACTGGCCGCCTTCCTCGACGACCCCGTGGCCCACCACCTGCCCGGCGGCGAGGATCCGGCGGCAGCCGCCGCCCGGGCCGTCGCGTGCCTGACGGAAACCGCGCGCGACCTCCCCGGCGGCCGCGTCCTCGTCGTGGCGCACTCCACCCTGCTGCGCCTCGCCCTGTGCGCGCTGCTCGGCATTCCCCTCTCCCGCTACCGCGTCGTCTTCCCGGCCCTGGAGAACGGGGCCCTGACCGAGCTGCGGCTGCGCGAGGGGCGGGCGTCCCTGCTGCGCCTCAACGCACCGGTCACCGCCGCCGCCCCCACCCGTGCCTGA
- a CDS encoding FGGY-family carbohydrate kinase, whose protein sequence is MPDHQHPQHAPSPAPSPLIDPDAVHLGLDLGTQSARAVAVDGTGRTVGAASRPLTSRRDGVRHEQDPGQWWAALADACREALAGIAPERVRGLAVDATSGTILLADSHGTPLTPGLMYDDGRAHAHTERVNTTGAAVWEASGYRSMQPSWALPKLLWLLDRGPLPTGARLLHQADLITWRLTGRQTAADASHALKTGYDLVEEHWPEAELSALGVPYELLPEVVRPGIVLGTVCADAARATAIPAGTPVVAGMTDGCAAQIGAGALVPGAWNSVLGTTLVLKGVSTRLVRDPAGVVYCHRGPGGTWLPGGASSSGAGVIARHFPGADLDALTRQAAASGSTAVAYPLTGAGGERFPFRAPEASPFVLGRPAGEAEHFHACLLGVACVERLCFDYLDHLGAPVDGPVTLTGGGARNPYWSQLRADLLGRAVRLPEQSGSATGMAVLAATASGATLEDAAAAMVRVRTELHPDPARTARLLPRYLDFVDELTRRGWLEPAVAAHARRKAEQ, encoded by the coding sequence ATGCCTGATCACCAGCATCCGCAGCACGCCCCCTCCCCCGCCCCGTCCCCTCTCATCGACCCGGACGCCGTCCACCTCGGCCTCGACCTCGGCACCCAGAGCGCCCGGGCCGTCGCCGTGGACGGCACCGGCCGCACGGTCGGCGCTGCCTCCCGGCCGCTGACCAGCCGGCGCGACGGCGTACGCCACGAACAGGATCCCGGGCAGTGGTGGGCGGCCCTCGCCGACGCCTGCCGCGAAGCCCTCGCCGGCATCGCCCCCGAACGCGTGCGCGGCCTGGCCGTCGACGCCACCTCGGGAACGATCCTGCTGGCCGACAGCCACGGCACGCCGCTCACCCCGGGCCTGATGTACGACGACGGGCGCGCCCACGCCCACACCGAGCGCGTCAACACCACCGGCGCCGCGGTGTGGGAAGCATCCGGCTACCGCTCCATGCAGCCGTCCTGGGCCCTGCCCAAGCTCCTGTGGCTTCTGGACCGGGGGCCGCTGCCCACCGGGGCCCGGCTGCTGCACCAAGCGGACCTGATCACCTGGCGGCTGACCGGACGGCAGACGGCCGCCGACGCCAGCCACGCCCTGAAGACCGGCTACGACCTCGTCGAGGAACACTGGCCGGAGGCGGAACTGTCTGCGCTGGGCGTCCCGTACGAGCTGCTGCCCGAGGTCGTACGCCCCGGCATCGTCCTCGGCACCGTGTGCGCCGACGCGGCGCGCGCCACCGCCATCCCCGCAGGCACCCCGGTCGTCGCGGGGATGACGGACGGCTGCGCCGCGCAGATCGGCGCGGGGGCGCTCGTACCGGGCGCCTGGAACTCCGTCCTGGGCACCACCCTCGTCCTCAAGGGCGTGAGCACCCGCCTGGTGCGGGACCCGGCGGGCGTCGTCTACTGCCACCGGGGCCCCGGCGGCACGTGGCTGCCCGGCGGGGCCTCCAGCAGCGGAGCCGGGGTGATCGCCCGGCACTTCCCCGGGGCCGACCTCGACGCCCTCACCCGCCAGGCCGCAGCCTCCGGTTCGACGGCCGTGGCCTACCCACTGACCGGCGCCGGCGGGGAGCGTTTCCCCTTCCGCGCCCCGGAAGCGAGCCCCTTCGTCCTCGGCCGGCCCGCCGGGGAAGCCGAGCACTTCCACGCCTGCCTCCTCGGCGTGGCCTGCGTCGAACGGCTCTGCTTCGACTACCTGGACCACCTCGGCGCCCCCGTCGACGGCCCCGTCACCCTCACCGGCGGCGGCGCCCGCAACCCCTACTGGTCGCAGCTGCGCGCCGACCTCCTGGGCCGCGCCGTCCGGCTGCCCGAGCAATCCGGGAGCGCCACCGGCATGGCGGTGCTCGCCGCGACCGCCTCGGGCGCCACGCTGGAGGACGCGGCGGCCGCCATGGTCCGGGTGCGCACCGAGCTGCACCCCGACCCGGCGCGCACCGCCCGCCTCCTTCCCCGCTACCTCGACTTCGTCGACGAACTGACCCGCCGCGGCTGGCTGGAGCCGGCCGTGGCGGCGCACGCCCGCAGAAAGGCCGAGCAGTGA